Proteins found in one Brachyspira murdochii DSM 12563 genomic segment:
- a CDS encoding rhamnulokinase, producing MTNNKFYSIACDFGSSGGKIFLSKFENDKMTLEEVHRFSLTPIRINNYYYTDFIYMYNELLKGIKKVADMGVQPSSLGINSWGVDYAYINKNGELLSNPINYRDTRTINTIKKLEKIGLNAKKLYGITGISCMPFNSIMQIYEDIEKRADIVNNAEKLLFTPDLFCYFLTGNISSEYTISSTSQLIDINKKNWSSEILEAINFDINKLPVLIEAGTKKGLLKQEIADYLGLKPFDIIAAASHDTASAVLSAPIFNDTSAYLSSGSWSLLGVELKEPILTDEALENGFTNEMGYNNTIRFLENINGLWTIQLLQKKYQISFNDMEKLARDNIKDEHRIDITDNRFYNPKDIEDEILNYYKDTNQSDVSKDSKGIIIASVYNSLADSYAKYIDSLKKILNKNIDTLCIVGGGTRDKLICELTKEKTNLNVYVGPIECTAAGNILAQFKSLGILKDTEEMRKLVVNSFEIKKI from the coding sequence ATGACTAATAACAAATTTTACTCTATAGCCTGTGATTTTGGATCATCAGGAGGAAAAATTTTCCTTTCAAAATTTGAAAATGATAAAATGACACTGGAAGAAGTGCATAGATTCTCACTTACACCTATAAGAATTAATAATTATTATTATACAGATTTTATATATATGTATAATGAGCTTTTAAAAGGCATAAAGAAAGTTGCTGATATGGGAGTGCAGCCTTCATCTTTGGGGATAAACTCTTGGGGTGTAGATTATGCATATATAAATAAAAATGGAGAGCTTTTATCAAATCCTATAAATTATAGAGATACAAGAACTATCAATACAATAAAAAAACTTGAAAAAATAGGTTTGAATGCTAAAAAATTATATGGTATAACAGGTATATCATGCATGCCTTTTAACAGCATAATGCAGATATATGAAGACATAGAAAAAAGGGCTGATATAGTTAATAATGCAGAAAAATTATTATTTACTCCAGATTTGTTCTGTTATTTTTTGACTGGAAATATTTCTTCCGAATATACAATATCCTCTACTTCACAGCTTATAGATATTAATAAAAAGAATTGGTCTTCAGAAATTTTAGAAGCAATTAATTTTGACATTAATAAATTGCCTGTTTTAATTGAAGCTGGAACTAAAAAAGGTTTATTAAAACAAGAAATAGCGGATTATTTGGGATTAAAGCCTTTTGATATTATTGCAGCAGCCTCACATGATACGGCATCTGCAGTATTATCAGCACCAATTTTTAATGATACTTCTGCTTATTTGTCTTCAGGCTCATGGTCTCTTCTTGGGGTAGAATTAAAAGAACCTATACTTACAGATGAGGCTCTTGAAAATGGTTTTACAAATGAAATGGGCTACAATAATACTATAAGATTTTTAGAAAATATTAATGGGCTTTGGACTATACAGCTTTTGCAAAAAAAATATCAAATTTCTTTTAATGATATGGAAAAACTTGCAAGAGATAATATTAAAGATGAGCATAGAATAGATATTACAGACAATAGATTTTATAATCCAAAAGATATAGAAGATGAAATACTCAATTACTATAAAGATACTAATCAGTCAGATGTTTCCAAAGATTCAAAAGGTATTATTATAGCTTCTGTATATAATTCTTTGGCTGATAGTTATGCTAAATATATTGACAGTCTTAAAAAAATATTAAATAAAAATATTGATACTTTATGTATTGTAGGAGGCGGTACAAGAGATAAATTGATATGCGAGCTTACTAAAGAAAAAACTAATTTAAATGTTTATGTTGGTCCTATAGAATGTACTGCTGCTGGAAATATATTAGCTCAGTTTAAATCTTTAGGAATATTAAAAGATACTGAAGAGATGAGAAAATTAGTTGTAAATAGTTTTGAGATAAAAAAAATATAA
- a CDS encoding L-fuculose-phosphate aldolase: protein MSSSDRKDLSKKIIDACLSMRIDGVNQGTAGNISIRFENGMLITPSGMPYEIMTPEDIVFVDENGKAEDDKIPSSEWRFHLSILKDNPNFNAVIHNHAIYSSTVSILNVDYIPAIHYMVGVAGGNKIPCAKYATYGTQELCDNISEAMKGYKACILKNHGLVASDETLEKAYHVMMEVENLARLYIGVRGIGDFSILPDSEMEVVLEKFKNYGLNVKHKNKK from the coding sequence ATGTCTAGTTCTGATAGAAAAGATTTATCTAAAAAGATAATAGATGCTTGTTTGAGCATGAGAATAGACGGAGTTAATCAGGGTACTGCTGGAAATATAAGTATAAGATTTGAAAATGGAATGCTTATTACTCCATCTGGAATGCCTTATGAGATTATGACTCCAGAGGATATTGTTTTTGTTGATGAGAATGGAAAAGCTGAAGATGACAAAATTCCTTCAAGCGAATGGAGATTTCATTTATCAATTCTTAAAGATAATCCTAATTTCAATGCTGTAATACACAATCATGCTATATATTCATCTACAGTTTCAATTTTAAATGTAGATTATATACCTGCAATTCATTATATGGTTGGAGTTGCAGGCGGAAATAAAATACCTTGTGCTAAATATGCTACTTATGGTACTCAGGAGCTATGTGATAATATATCTGAAGCTATGAAAGGTTATAAGGCTTGTATATTAAAAAATCATGGTTTGGTAGCTAGTGATGAAACTTTGGAGAAGGCATATCATGTTATGATGGAAGTTGAAAACTTAGCTAGATTATATATTGGAGTAAGAGGCATAGGTGATTTTTCTATTTTGCCGGATAGTGAAATGGAAGTTGTTTTAGAAAAATTTAAAAATTACGGACTTAATGTAAAACATAAAAATAAAAAGTAA
- the fucO gene encoding lactaldehyde reductase: MARYILNETSYFGIGIRSELANEIKARGFKKALLVSDKVLDSCGVLKKVKDVLDAANISYDVFLDIKQNPTIKNCKDGLAKFNESGADFLIAVGGGSVMDVAKAIGITKNNPDFADVKSLEGAAATKNKSVPIMALPTTCGTAAEVTINYVIINEEENRKMVCVDPKDIPIAAFVDAELMASMPNSLVAATGMDALTHAIEGYITKAAHTISDMFEYKAMQLISKHLRGAVKDKNMTDMDGMSIAQYVAGMGFSNVGLGIVHSMAHPLGAIFDIPHGVANAVLLPIVMEFNMPVCIDKYVDIAVAMGEKVDGLSKEEAAKLAVESVRKLSKDVNIPANLRELNIKEEDLPRLAKDALADVCTGGNPRDVTLDDILALYKKAY, from the coding sequence ATGGCTAGATATATTTTAAATGAAACAAGTTATTTTGGCATAGGCATAAGAAGCGAACTTGCTAATGAAATTAAAGCAAGAGGATTTAAAAAGGCACTTTTAGTTAGTGATAAAGTTTTAGATTCCTGCGGTGTTCTTAAAAAAGTAAAAGATGTTTTAGATGCCGCTAATATTTCTTATGATGTATTTTTAGATATTAAACAAAATCCTACTATAAAAAACTGTAAAGATGGTTTAGCAAAATTTAATGAATCAGGAGCTGACTTTTTAATTGCTGTTGGAGGCGGTTCAGTAATGGACGTTGCTAAAGCTATAGGTATTACTAAAAATAATCCTGATTTTGCTGATGTTAAATCTCTTGAAGGAGCGGCAGCTACAAAAAATAAAAGCGTACCTATTATGGCTCTTCCTACTACTTGCGGTACTGCTGCCGAAGTTACTATTAACTATGTAATCATCAATGAAGAAGAAAATAGAAAAATGGTTTGTGTTGACCCTAAAGATATACCTATAGCTGCTTTTGTAGATGCTGAGCTTATGGCTTCTATGCCTAACAGTCTTGTTGCTGCTACTGGTATGGATGCTTTAACTCATGCTATTGAAGGTTATATTACTAAAGCAGCTCATACTATTTCAGATATGTTTGAATATAAGGCTATGCAGCTTATATCAAAACATTTAAGAGGGGCTGTTAAAGATAAAAATATGACTGATATGGACGGTATGAGTATTGCTCAGTATGTTGCTGGTATGGGATTCAGCAATGTTGGTCTTGGTATTGTTCACTCTATGGCTCACCCGCTTGGAGCTATATTTGATATACCTCATGGTGTTGCTAATGCTGTACTTCTTCCAATAGTTATGGAATTCAATATGCCTGTTTGTATAGATAAATATGTTGATATAGCCGTTGCAATGGGGGAAAAAGTTGATGGATTAAGCAAAGAAGAAGCTGCTAAACTTGCTGTTGAATCTGTTAGAAAACTTTCTAAAGATGTTAATATTCCTGCTAATTTAAGAGAGTTAAATATTAAAGAAGAAGATTTGCCTAGACTTGCAAAAGATGCTTTGGCTGATGTATGTACAGGCGGAAATCCTAGAGATGTAACATTAGATGATATACTAGCTTTATATAAGAAAGCTTATTAA
- a CDS encoding MBL fold metallo-hydrolase, translating into MLITFLGTGTSDGVPMIGCKCKVCKSRDKRDKRTRSSILIQHNNKNYIVDTSADFRQQMLRENIGSLNAVFYTHAHADHTSGIVDLRSLNFIMHTSIDCYGNKDTMDTLREKYDYFFNPVQIGGGLPQVVFHHIENEMFFDDIKVTPIAVKHGILNILGYRFNNFTYITDASSISDESLKLIEGTEILVLNGLRYRPHHTHLSLQESVNIADKLGVKKAYFTHMTHDVLHRHLERELPSNMHPAYDGLKIEI; encoded by the coding sequence ATGTTAATAACGTTCTTGGGCACTGGCACTTCTGACGGCGTACCAATGATAGGCTGCAAATGCAAAGTATGTAAAAGCAGAGATAAGAGAGATAAAAGAACACGTTCATCTATACTTATTCAGCATAATAATAAAAACTATATAGTTGATACTTCAGCAGATTTCAGACAGCAAATGCTGAGAGAAAATATAGGAAGTCTCAATGCAGTATTCTATACTCATGCACATGCTGACCATACTTCTGGAATAGTAGATTTAAGATCATTAAACTTTATAATGCATACTTCTATAGACTGCTACGGCAATAAAGATACTATGGATACACTTAGAGAAAAGTACGACTATTTTTTTAATCCAGTTCAAATTGGAGGCGGGCTTCCTCAAGTAGTATTTCATCATATAGAAAATGAAATGTTTTTTGACGATATAAAAGTTACTCCAATTGCTGTAAAACATGGAATTTTAAATATATTAGGATATAGATTTAATAATTTTACTTATATAACTGACGCTAGTAGTATAAGCGATGAAAGTTTAAAGCTAATAGAAGGAACAGAAATTCTAGTGTTAAATGGCTTAAGATACAGACCTCATCATACTCATTTATCACTTCAGGAATCTGTAAATATAGCAGATAAACTCGGAGTAAAAAAAGCATATTTTACTCATATGACGCATGATGTTTTGCATAGACATTTAGAAAGAGAGCTCCCTTCAAATATGCATCCTGCCTATGACGGACTTAAAATAGAAATTTAA
- a CDS encoding flavin reductase family protein → MGVEWNKNIFIILIRENRFTRTMLDENPEFTVNIAMDKSDRNIIKVCGTKSGRDTNKVKELNLTLEDSNIISVPAIKELPLTLECKVVYKQIQDSNKIPEEIRKKFYPQDVEISASGANKDFHIAYYGEIVNSYIIE, encoded by the coding sequence TTGGGAGTAGAGTGGAATAAAAATATATTTATAATTCTTATAAGAGAGAACAGATTTACAAGAACTATGCTTGATGAAAATCCAGAGTTTACAGTTAATATTGCTATGGATAAATCTGATAGAAATATTATAAAAGTATGCGGTACAAAATCTGGAAGAGATACCAATAAAGTAAAAGAACTCAATTTAACTTTAGAAGATTCAAATATTATTTCGGTTCCAGCAATAAAAGAACTTCCTTTAACTCTTGAATGCAAAGTTGTTTATAAACAGATACAGGATTCAAATAAAATACCAGAAGAGATAAGAAAGAAATTTTATCCTCAAGATGTTGAAATCAGTGCATCAGGAGCAAATAAAGATTTTCATATAGCATATTACGGAGAGATAGTTAACAGCTATATTATAGAGTAA
- the thpR gene encoding RNA 2',3'-cyclic phosphodiesterase — protein MRAFLALNLNEEIKNKYSNILKIDEKIAELKKVSKDKMHITLAFFDNIKEVQIELIKKEVISSYPTPFNIKFENISYFTNKFKDISVIFVKAVSEELEKYVKVLRYNLNNIENLEYDKKDFKSHITLARVKRVYNNEKLKEKIEEINNSYFSKLSFKANSITLYSSDFVNYTELFNIYLRN, from the coding sequence ATGAGAGCATTTTTAGCATTAAACTTAAATGAAGAGATAAAAAACAAATATTCCAATATTTTAAAAATAGATGAAAAAATAGCAGAATTAAAAAAAGTATCGAAAGATAAAATGCATATAACATTAGCATTCTTTGATAATATAAAAGAGGTTCAAATAGAATTAATAAAAAAAGAAGTTATAAGCTCCTACCCTACTCCATTTAATATAAAATTTGAAAATATTTCATACTTTACAAATAAATTCAAAGATATAAGTGTTATATTTGTAAAAGCGGTAAGTGAAGAATTAGAAAAATATGTAAAAGTATTGAGATACAATTTAAACAATATAGAAAATCTTGAATATGACAAAAAAGATTTTAAATCTCATATAACATTGGCAAGAGTAAAAAGAGTATACAACAATGAAAAATTAAAAGAAAAAATTGAAGAAATTAATAATTCATATTTTAGTAAATTATCATTCAAAGCTAATTCAATAACATTATATTCAAGTGATTTCGTAAATTATACGGAACTTTTTAATATATACTTAAGAAATTAA
- a CDS encoding periplasmic-type flagellar collar protein FlbB yields MKFKIAILTIVNLIAFIALLYMFDIFGVVNYYTLMRNKIAPNVPGFLNRFTQKQRVEDMSLLARDDLNKMRESFNLREKDLQAQESLIASRALELNTQSELIEQDRQNLLNAWSNYQATMDESSQYQLVLSDLANKINSMPPQNSVALLNQLAANGSDDLVIDVLLEMDSMAAAEGRNSTTSYLLSLMDAAVAARILEKYEARSNPGNNTVPSSPNDFPSYMPDNNDAMLNDGIMDMGA; encoded by the coding sequence ATGAAATTTAAAATAGCAATTTTAACTATAGTCAATTTAATAGCATTTATAGCATTACTCTATATGTTTGATATCTTCGGAGTTGTGAATTACTACACATTAATGCGTAATAAAATAGCTCCTAATGTACCGGGATTTTTAAACAGATTTACTCAAAAGCAAAGAGTGGAAGATATGTCCCTACTTGCAAGAGATGATCTAAATAAAATGAGAGAATCTTTTAACTTAAGAGAAAAAGATTTACAGGCTCAGGAATCATTAATAGCAAGCAGAGCATTAGAATTAAATACTCAGTCTGAATTGATAGAACAAGACAGACAAAATTTATTAAATGCTTGGTCTAATTATCAGGCAACAATGGACGAATCTTCACAGTATCAGTTGGTACTTTCAGATTTAGCAAACAAAATAAACAGTATGCCTCCTCAAAACTCTGTAGCTTTACTTAATCAGCTAGCTGCAAACGGTTCTGATGATTTGGTAATAGATGTACTTCTTGAAATGGATTCTATGGCTGCTGCTGAAGGAAGAAACAGTACTACTTCATATCTTTTAAGTTTGATGGATGCTGCTGTTGCTGCTAGAATATTAGAGAAATATGAAGCAAGATCCAATCCGGGTAATAATACAGTACCTTCTTCACCTAATGACTTCCCATCATATATGCCGGACAATAATGATGCTATGCTTAATGACGGTATAATGGATATGGGAGCATAA
- a CDS encoding acetate uptake transporter: MNNEVKVTQTLADPAPFGLFGLAVITFVASTQKLGLTSGFSGLIPWAIFLGCITQFVAAIIDFKKENVFGATVFGAFGLFWMAVAFIWLTTLGVFGEEMKSTIDFRQFGVVCIGYLFLVGPLTFGAAEAHKVLFLIFVAVDVLLIAMALNYLGIAVKETQIIAGISELAAGLLGFYGAAAGVLNKNLGRVVLPVGKPLGIFKK, from the coding sequence ATGAACAATGAAGTAAAAGTAACACAAACACTTGCAGATCCAGCACCATTCGGTTTATTCGGGCTTGCAGTAATAACATTCGTAGCTTCGACACAAAAATTGGGACTTACATCAGGATTTTCAGGTCTTATTCCTTGGGCTATATTTCTTGGCTGTATAACACAATTTGTTGCTGCTATTATTGACTTCAAAAAAGAAAATGTATTTGGGGCAACAGTATTTGGTGCTTTCGGATTATTCTGGATGGCTGTAGCTTTTATTTGGCTCACTACTTTAGGAGTATTCGGAGAAGAAATGAAAAGTACTATTGACTTCAGACAATTTGGAGTAGTATGTATAGGTTATTTATTTCTTGTAGGACCTTTAACTTTTGGTGCGGCTGAAGCTCATAAGGTATTATTTTTAATATTTGTTGCTGTAGATGTACTTTTAATAGCTATGGCATTAAATTACTTAGGAATAGCAGTTAAAGAAACTCAAATTATAGCTGGCATATCTGAACTTGCTGCTGGATTATTAGGTTTCTATGGTGCTGCTGCTGGAGTATTAAACAAAAATTTAGGCAGAGTTGTACTTCCTGTTGGAAAACCTCTAGGCATATTTAAAAAATAA
- a CDS encoding SpoIIE family protein phosphatase, with amino-acid sequence MKNSNILTEKVLIVDSNIDYASFLQKFLKESGYLSYIALSYEDAMNMAYDKIPDCILVDYMLPNSGASRLSEHIKNDNILKNIAVLFLTATDNKSECLKSYECGADGFFLKSMDTDILLAKMKAYIRLKKAIESNLMYMNILKQDIEYASKLQKSILSYGNTSIPKNDISIFHYAPNEVSGDYSGIKSINDGWYAILLADVSGHGVAASMLTILIKSFFDSHVIMDSKNTQPAEFLRQMNNFFIGENFDKNLFASVFYAIYNNETGKLICSSAGSPKPICKSKDEIIEIDVGGPLIGMMEDTEYTETEIQLNHNDIIFIFTDGAYEIFDKDGKMFGDELLKSTFIKHSHKDVNVIKDCIIKELKSFSDNILSDDISMIMLRRTE; translated from the coding sequence ATGAAAAATAGTAATATTTTAACAGAAAAAGTTTTAATAGTAGATTCTAATATAGATTATGCAAGCTTTCTGCAGAAGTTTTTAAAAGAATCCGGATATTTATCTTATATAGCATTATCATATGAAGATGCTATGAATATGGCTTATGATAAAATACCAGACTGCATACTTGTAGATTATATGCTTCCAAATTCAGGTGCTTCAAGACTGTCTGAACATATAAAAAATGATAACATACTCAAAAATATAGCCGTTTTATTTTTAACTGCAACTGACAATAAAAGTGAATGCCTAAAATCTTATGAATGCGGAGCTGACGGCTTTTTTCTTAAATCTATGGATACTGATATATTACTAGCAAAAATGAAAGCATATATAAGACTAAAAAAGGCTATAGAATCTAACCTTATGTATATGAACATATTAAAGCAGGATATTGAATATGCTTCAAAACTTCAGAAATCTATTCTCTCCTACGGAAACACTTCTATACCAAAAAATGATATATCAATATTCCATTATGCCCCTAATGAAGTTTCAGGAGATTACAGCGGCATAAAATCTATTAATGACGGCTGGTATGCTATACTTCTTGCCGATGTATCAGGTCATGGAGTGGCAGCTAGTATGCTCACTATACTGATAAAATCTTTTTTTGATTCACATGTTATTATGGATTCTAAAAATACTCAGCCTGCTGAATTTTTAAGGCAGATGAATAATTTCTTTATAGGAGAAAATTTTGACAAAAATTTATTTGCATCTGTGTTTTATGCAATATATAATAATGAAACAGGAAAATTAATATGCTCCTCTGCAGGATCTCCAAAGCCCATATGCAAATCTAAAGATGAAATAATTGAAATCGATGTAGGAGGACCTCTAATTGGTATGATGGAGGATACAGAATATACTGAAACTGAAATACAGCTAAATCATAATGATATCATATTTATATTTACAGACGGAGCTTATGAAATATTTGATAAAGACGGCAAAATGTTTGGAGATGAACTTTTAAAAAGCACATTTATAAAACATTCGCATAAAGATGTTAATGTAATAAAAGATTGTATAATAAAAGAATTAAAATCTTTCTCAGATAACATATTATCTGATGATATAAGTATGATAATGCTAAGAAGAACTGAATAG
- a CDS encoding FtsW/RodA/SpoVE family cell cycle protein, with protein MNDKKELKKLFVFDWKILAAVIFLMTAGAIAVYSSTYSPESGKTSWMFLKFIFFCATGIVLIFISMFINYTKLAEHRMSLYIPMLGVLILVLIPGVGTTVNGSSSWLFGMQPSEFGKIVVIIFLAGYLDQIGDKIKEIKYFALAGVFIAIPIGLVLLQPDLGTVLVYCFIVFIMLFVGGVPTRYIIALISIGVVGLSIPMFLEYKRMSDDIDNLLFNFLSQRIYIGYLAGIFLFVSALLLTLNFYMNSKYVGLLSFTFFVLFLCMGAALIFDIGLKEYQKQRLLVFMNPQLTRLSSGYNIIQSLIAVGSGGLFGEGFLSGSQSQLNFIPQQVNDFIFSNICEEWGFVGSALVVLAYSVIFIRGTMAAYFAKDRLGALIVSGVIAMFLCHVIINIGMVVGMMPITGLTLPFISSGGSSIWTFSISIGLIFNVEARRYVH; from the coding sequence ATGAATGATAAAAAAGAATTAAAAAAATTATTTGTCTTCGATTGGAAAATATTAGCAGCTGTTATATTTTTAATGACAGCAGGTGCCATAGCTGTATATTCTTCTACATATTCTCCTGAATCTGGTAAAACTAGCTGGATGTTTTTGAAATTTATATTCTTCTGTGCTACTGGAATTGTACTCATATTTATAAGTATGTTTATTAACTATACAAAATTAGCAGAACACAGAATGTCTTTATATATACCAATGCTTGGAGTGCTTATACTTGTGTTAATACCGGGGGTTGGAACTACTGTAAACGGCAGCAGCAGCTGGTTATTTGGTATGCAGCCTTCTGAGTTCGGCAAAATTGTAGTTATAATATTTTTAGCAGGATATTTGGATCAAATAGGAGACAAAATAAAAGAGATAAAGTATTTTGCTTTGGCTGGTGTTTTTATTGCTATACCTATAGGTTTGGTACTGCTTCAGCCAGACTTGGGTACTGTATTAGTATATTGTTTTATAGTATTTATAATGCTTTTTGTGGGAGGAGTTCCTACCAGATATATTATAGCATTAATAAGTATAGGTGTTGTTGGGCTTTCAATACCTATGTTTTTGGAATATAAAAGAATGTCTGATGATATAGATAATTTGCTTTTTAACTTCTTATCTCAAAGAATATATATAGGATATTTGGCTGGAATATTCCTTTTTGTATCTGCTCTTTTACTTACGCTTAATTTTTATATGAACAGTAAATATGTGGGTCTTCTATCATTTACATTTTTTGTATTATTTTTATGTATGGGTGCTGCCTTAATATTTGATATAGGTTTAAAAGAGTATCAAAAACAAAGATTATTGGTATTTATGAATCCTCAATTAACTAGATTAAGTTCAGGATATAATATTATACAATCTCTCATAGCTGTAGGAAGCGGAGGATTATTCGGAGAAGGATTTTTAAGCGGAAGTCAATCGCAATTAAATTTCATACCGCAGCAGGTAAATGACTTTATATTTTCAAATATATGCGAAGAATGGGGATTTGTTGGAAGTGCTTTAGTAGTACTTGCCTATTCAGTTATATTTATACGCGGAACTATGGCAGCATATTTTGCCAAAGATAGATTAGGTGCATTAATAGTATCTGGGGTTATTGCCATGTTTTTATGCCATGTTATAATTAATATTGGTATGGTTGTAGGTATGATGCCTATTACTGGATTAACATTGCCTTTTATAAGCAGCGGAGGTTCATCAATATGGACTTTTTCTATTTCTATAGGTTTGATATTTAATGTAGAAGCTAGAAGATATGTTCATTAA